The Apium graveolens cultivar Ventura chromosome 3, ASM990537v1, whole genome shotgun sequence sequence GAATACATCAAATAGCTTTTACTCTGATGGTTGTCATCTTCTTCATTAACATTCAAGTGTGAATTATATACTGAAACTCTTTCTTTTGCAGGTACTGAACCTAATGAGTTCACATTTGCGACTGTTCTTACATCTTGCTCAGGATTCTCCGGGCTAAACCATGGAAGGCAAATCCATAGCCATATTATTAAGTTGAGCTTTGACTCCCATGTATATGTTGGAAGCTCACTTCTTGACCTTTATGCCAAAACGGGTTGGATCCATGAAGCACGAGGGGTGTTTGATGGCTTGACAGAAAGAGATGTTGTTTCATGCACTGCTATAATTTCAGGCTATGCTCAGTTGGGTTTCGACGAAGAGGCGGTAAAGTTATTCTGTCAGTTGCAGAAAGAGGGAATGAACTACAATTATGTAACTTATGCTAGTGTTTTGACTGCAATATCTGGGCTTGCTGCATATGAACATGGCAGGCAAGTTCACAGCTATGTACTTAGGTTTCAACTGCCATCCTATGTGGTTCTCCAGAATTCTTTGATCGATATGTACTCAAAATGCGGAAACCTCACATATTCTAGAAGGATTTTCGATAACATGTCTGAAAGAACTGTCATAACATGGAATACAATGCTTGTGGGATATAGCAAACATGGTAGGGGACAAGATGTTATTAAGCTTTTCGAATTAATGATGGAAGAGAATAGGGTTTCGCCTGATAAAGTCACTTTTCTGGCTTTGTTATCTGGTTGCAGCCATGGAGGGATTGAAAATAGAGGACTGGAATTCTTTAATGAGATGGTGAGTGGAAAAACTGACGTCCAGCCAGATATTGAGCATTATGGGACTGTTGTTGATATGCTTGGACGTGCTGGGCAAATAGAGAAGGCACTGAAATTTGTGAAGGATATGCCATTTGAACCTACTGGTGCAATTTGGGGTTCACTCATAGGTGCATGTAGTGTTCACCAGAATGTTGACATTGGACAGTATGTTGGTAGTCAACTATTAGAAATAGAACCTGAAAATGCTGGTAATTACGTAGTTCTTTCAAATTTGCTTGCGTCTGCAGGAAGGTGGAATGAAGTAAGAGTGATAAGGGATATGATGTTGGAAAAGGCTGTAATAAAGGAGCCAGGAAAGAGCTGGATTGAACTGGATAAAACCCTTCATACTTTCCA is a genomic window containing:
- the LOC141712549 gene encoding putative pentatricopeptide repeat-containing protein At3g13770, mitochondrial, whose protein sequence is MHSFKIILCSLPGYKHMNLKSIQICTSYLTRHLTSYSLPPNSITSNYINLNGNLKQGLLEMAMQGLKMKFEGYDLLLNECISQRGLREGQRVQAHMIKTQYLPPVYLRNRLIVFYTKCECLEDARMVFDEMPERNIVSWTAVISGYSKRKDASEALTLFVEMLKSGTEPNEFTFATVLTSCSGFSGLNHGRQIHSHIIKLSFDSHVYVGSSLLDLYAKTGWIHEARGVFDGLTERDVVSCTAIISGYAQLGFDEEAVKLFCQLQKEGMNYNYVTYASVLTAISGLAAYEHGRQVHSYVLRFQLPSYVVLQNSLIDMYSKCGNLTYSRRIFDNMSERTVITWNTMLVGYSKHGRGQDVIKLFELMMEENRVSPDKVTFLALLSGCSHGGIENRGLEFFNEMVSGKTDVQPDIEHYGTVVDMLGRAGQIEKALKFVKDMPFEPTGAIWGSLIGACSVHQNVDIGQYVGSQLLEIEPENAGNYVVLSNLLASAGRWNEVRVIRDMMLEKAVIKEPGKSWIELDKTLHTFHAGDRSHPRMEEVSKKVRDILVKIREAGYVPNVSCVLYDVDEEQKEKILLGHSEKLALAFALICTPQKRAVRVMKNLRICVDCHNFAKFVSKIYKREVFLRDKSRYHRIVDGVCSCGNYW